In Trichoderma asperellum chromosome 1, complete sequence, a single window of DNA contains:
- a CDS encoding uncharacterized protein (SECRETED:SignalP(1-19)~CAZy:AA1) yields MHWLALSGCLSCIFTVASSAKAAFTPGAPRVHDDTFTPDHVLRVSRREFGVGGIRRYTTLVNDSLPGPELHIPEEKVVWIRVYNDMHDANLTMHWHGLAQAAAPFSDGTPMASQWPIPPQHYFDYELKTPAGTAGTYFYHSHIDFQTSTANGPLIVDDSSSQGVPYPVDGGDRIIHITELFYETDNEVSAGLKESPFKWSGEAGGILVNGGTISSYHVLDPASAKLTVIDVEPGKSYRFRFIGAMSLSYVALAFEDHPDLKVIEVDGGYTKPYSTPLLQIGTGQRFSTLFRAKTCAELQRLGKLDFYLQLEPRDRPNYIVSYAVLRYRNTCGIGGNAHVSTTSVPWRRPINLPPTIEGFLDYKLEPLYPNDFPSAAEVTRRVHIYTQQQVDKYVLWTNNDVSWVDDDPLPPQVTPGEPYLVSLYKNTSQYLPNYEAAIANYGLDPRTKTYPAKLGEVIEIVFQQLGQRNTKPEWRGGLDTHPWHAHGNHIYDIGGGPGVYSPEIAEQRLRGTNPIRRDTSMLFRYTRRVEQNQPWGWRAWRVRVQDTGVWMIHCHMLQHMIMGMQTVWVFGDAHDLLRANYPDVTGYLVYGGNVNGNATHPAEVVHFFEAEEAA; encoded by the exons ATGCACTGGCTGGCACTCTCTGGTTGCTTGTCTTGCATCTTCACCGTCGCCTCCTCTGCGAAAGCGGCCTTTACACCTGGTGCGCCCCGAGTACACGACGACACATTCACTCCCGACCATGTGCTCCGCGTCTCAAGGAGGGAATTCGGCGTCGGCGGCATCAGGAGATACACAACCCTAGTCAACGACTCGCTGCCGGGTCCTGAGCTGCACATCCCGGAGGAAAAGGTGGTGTGGATCAGAGTGTACAATGACATGCACGATGCCAACCTCACCATG CACTGGCATGGCCTCGCCCAAGCCGCCGCGCCCTTCTCGGACGGCACTCCCATGGCCAGCCAGTGGCCCATTCCGCCGCAGCATTACTTCGACTACGAGCTGAAAACGCCTGCAGGCACTGCCGGCACCTACTTTTACCACTCGCACATCGATTTCCAGACGAGCACGGCAAACGGGCCCCTGATTGTCGATGATTCGAGCAGCCAAGGCGTGCCGTATCCCGTCGACGGCGGCGACCGCATCATCCACATAACAGAGCTCTTCTACGAAACAGACAATGAAGTTTCCGCGGGCCTCAAGGAATCGCCGTTCAAATGGTCTGGAGAGGCGGGCGGCATCCTCGTCAACGGCGGCACGATCTCCAGCTACCACGTTCTTGATCCCGCGTCCGCTAAGCTGACCGTCATCGACGTCGAGCCCGGCAAGTCGTACCGGTTTAGATTCATTGGCGCCATGTCGCTGTCGTATGTTGCGCTTGCTTTCGAGGACCATCCCGATCTCAAGGTGATCGAGGTAGACGGGGGCTATACCAAGCCCTATTCCACGCCTCTGCTGCAGATCGGCACCGGCCAGCGGTTCAGCACGCTGTTCAGAGCAAAGACGTGCGCTGAGCTCCAACGCCTTGGCAAGCTGGACTTTTACCTGCAGCTAGAGCCTCGCGATCGGCCCAACTACATTGTCAGTTACGCCGTCTTGCGCTATCGCAACACCTGCGGCATTGGCGGCAATGCTCATGTCTCGACAACTTCCGTTCCCTGGAGGAGACCCATCAATCTGCCTCCCACGATTGAAGGCTTTCTGGATTACAAACTGGAGCCCCTGTACCCCAACGACTTTCCATCCGCCGCCGAGGTCACCCGCCGAGTACACATCTATACCCAGCAGCAGGTGGATAAGTACGTCCTGTGGACTAACAACGATGTCTCGTGGGTAGACGACGACCCCCTCCCTCCGCAGGTCACTCCAGGAGAGCCGTACCTCGTGTCGCTGTACAAGAACACGTCTCAATACCTACCCAACTATGAGGCGGCCATTGCCAATTACGGCCTTGATCCACGGACCAAGACATACCCCGCCAAGCTCGGAGAAGTCATCGAGATTGTCTTCCAGCAATTGGGTCAGCGCAACACCAAGCCCGAGTGGCGTGGAGGCCTCGACACTCATCCCTGGCATGCCCACGGCAACCATATATACGACATTGGAGGAGGGCCGGGCGTATACAGTCCTGAGATCGCCGAGCAGCGGCTCAGGGGCACGAATCCTATACGGAGAGACACGTCGATGCTGTTTCGATACACGCGGAGAGTGGAGCAAAACCAGCCGTGGGGCTGGCGAGCCTGGCGGGTGAGAGTGCAGGATACCGGCGTGTGGATGATCCATTGCCATATGCTACAACACATGATCATGGGGATGCAGACGGTCTGGGTGTTTGGCGATGCGCACGATCTACTGAGGGCCAATTATCCAGACGTGACGGGGTATTTGGTGTACGGAGGGAACGTGAACGGTAACGCCACGCACCCCGCGGAGGTGGTGCATTTTTttgaggcagaggaggcggcTTGA
- the RPS4A gene encoding 40S ribosomal protein eS4 gives MARGIKKHQKRLSAPSHWLLDKLSGLYAPKPSAGPHKLRDCMPLIVFIRNRLKYALNYRETKAIMMQRLVKVDGKVRTDITYPAGYMDVITIEKTGENFRLIYDTKGRFTVHRIQAEEAEYKLGKVKRVQLGRGGIPFLVTHDARTIRYPDPLIKVNDTVKIDLATGKITDFIKFDTGAVAMVTGGRNMGRVGVITHRERHDGGFNIVHIKDAIDNTFATRESNVFVIGQEKPWISLPKGKGVKLTIAEERDRRRALAH, from the exons ATGGCCCGAGGAAT CAAGAAGCACCAGAAGCGCCTTAGCGCCCCCTCCCACTGGCTCTTGGACAAGCTGTCCGGCCTGTACGCCCCCAAGCCCTCTGCCGGTCCTCACAAGCTCCGCGACTGCATGCCCCTGATCGTCTTCATCCGAAACCGTCTCAAGTATGCTCTCAACTACCGCGAGACCAAGGCCATCATGATGCAGCGCCTCGTCAAGGTCGACGGCAAGGTCCGCACCGACATCACCTACCCCGCCGGCTACATGGACGTCATCACCATTGAGAAGACTGGCGAGAACTTCCGTCTCATCTACGACACCAAGGGCCGCTTCACCGTCCACCGCATCCAggccgaggaggccgagTACAAGCTGGGCAAGGTCAAGCGCGTTCAGCTGGGCCGTGGTGGAATCCCATTCTTGGTCACGCACGATGCGAGAAC CATCCGTTACCCTGACCCCCTGATCAAGGTCAACGACACCGTCAAGATTGACCTTGCCACCGGCAAGATCACCGACTTCATCAAGTTCGACACTGGCGCCGTCGCCATGGTCACTGGTGGTCGTAACATGGGCCGTGTTGGTGTCATCACCCACCGTGAGCGCCACGACGGAGGCTTCAACATTGTCCACATCAAGGACGCCATTGACAACACCTTTGCCACCCGTGAGAGCAACGTCTTCGTCATTGGCCAGGAGAAGCCCTGGATCTCCCTGCCCAAGGGCAAGGGTGTCAAGCTCACCATTGCTGAGGAGCGTGACCGCCGCCGTGCTCTGGCTCACTAa
- a CDS encoding uncharacterized protein (EggNog:ENOG41): MATIEPRLIHLLNDEPTTPEPPTADLHQLPSLPSLQLPTLVGTRDGPLPPLQLEGLRADRFFGSSGRHAALPSINGGHAAPLTSSPAADQTTTASPDHRRDSEYSREGKYAGSSGVFPLRLLLSDVPPMSVSAPPAPYLSFSSILNDVPDFQDDAPLPSSSSLYASAAAAAAAAAAASVSASTAAISASIAASTSTSTSASTTTTTTSVFASTSTPLTPPPAAASISTTSPSTTSNSKKRPAIHIKDDFLQLPQPAKKPKAHQAPFMPPIINGLFEPPPNVALFPPIASSAFDDTDAGQSKLLHELSYSPPGPRLSPEPDQPVAKPRASRKRSSKPRRKWSEEETNHLLMGVDRHGVGRWTNILDDPDFLFNSRSAGDLKDRFRTCCPEEMRVTDVDKTKARAKGPFANKSSSPNKSEKPDDESADTVMADAGDVLPIKDQQTSSSPAGSDSRPAKKSRAHRMKVSDLAGLGITGPFKKARRRERTTFTSRDDQEILQGLETYGPTWSKIQRDKRFHLGSRKPTDLRDRVRNKYPYIYQRIEKGVFQPKDVSTNNILEPMVNMTISHSFKAASTTLRPLAPKPGKSAKRGETPKEQQKWSFLVTDSTEQSQSQSQSQSQSQSQQPASDPENPSEPPAIDADTALIYRSLLASDTLKA, translated from the coding sequence ATGGCTACCATCGAGCCGCGTCTAATCCATCTGTTGAATGATGAGCCAACAACGCCGGAGCCTCCCACTGCCGACTTACACCAACTGCCGTCGCTCCCGTCGCTGCAATTGCCCACCCTTGTCGGCACTCGTGATGGacctctgccgccgctgcagctCGAAGGGCTCCGTGCAGACAGATTCTTTGGCAGCTCTGGCCGACATGCCGCCCTCCCGAGCATCAACGGAGGCCATGCCGCTCCACTGACATCCTCGCCTGCGGCAGACCAGACGACGACAGCCTCTCCGGACCACAGGAGAGATTCCGAGTATTCCAGGGAAGGCAAATATGCCGGGAGCTCGGGCGTCTTCCCactgcggctgctgttgagCGACGTGCCGCCCATGTCTGTATCTGCGCCGCCGGCTCCctatctctccttctccagcatcCTCAACGACGTACCGGACTTTCAGGATGACGCTCCTCTGCCTTCGTCGTCCTCTCTGTACgcctctgccgctgccgctgccgctgccgctgccgctgcctctgTCTCTGCCTCTACTGCGGCCATCTCTGCCTCTATTGcagcctccacctccacctccacctctgcctctactactactactactacttcaGTCTTCGCCTCTACTTCTACTCCTTtaactcctcctcctgccgCCGCCTCAATCTCCACCACTTCTCCGTCCACCACCTCAAATTCCAAGAAGCGGCCGGCTATCCATATCAAGGATGACTTCTTACAGCTTCCACAGCCTGCAAAGAAGCCCAAGGCACATCAGGCACCCTTCATGCCGCCCATCATCAACGGACTCTTCGAGCCGCCGCCCAACGTCGCTCTCTTTCCGCCCATAGCGTCCAGTGCTTTTGATGATACCGACGCTGGCCAGTCCAAGCTCCTCCACGAGCTCAGCTACAGCCCCCCGGGACCCCGCCTGTCGCCGGAGCCAGATCAACCTGTGGCCAAGCCAAGAGCCTCAAGAAAGCGTTCAAGCAAGCCTAGACGGAAATGGTCTGAAGAGGAGACGAACCATTTGCTCATGGGCGTTGATCGACATGGCGTGGGCAGATGGACCAATATCTTGGACGACCcggattttttatttaattccCGGTCAGCGGGTGATCTCAAGGATCGCTTTCGCACCTGCTGTCCGGAGGAAATGAGGGTAACCGACGTTGACAAGACCAAAGCTCGCGCCAAAGGGCCGTTCGCAAACAAGTCATCGTCGCCCAACAAGTCGGAAAAGCCGGACGACGAGTCCGCCGATACTGTCATGGCCGACGCAGGCGACGTCCTGCCGATAAAGGACCAGCAAACCAGCTCCAGTCCGGCCGGGTCTGACAGCCGCCCTGCCAAGAAGAGCCGTGCTCATCGCATGAAAGTGTCGGACCTCGCGGGGCTCGGCATTACTGGACCCTTCAAGAAGGCTCGTCGGCGAGAGAGGACCACCTTTACTAGCCGGGACGACCAAGAGATTTTGCAGGGCCTCGAGACATATGGCCCGACTTGGTCCAAGATTCAGCGTGATAAGCGCTTTCACCTTGGCAGCCGGAAGCCTACGGATCTTCGGGACCGCGTGCGCAACAAGTACCCCTACATCTATCAACGCATCGAAAAGGGCGTCTTCCAGCCCAAAGACGTCAGCACCAATAATATCCTCGAGCCAATGGTCAACATGACCATCAGCCACTCTTTCAAGGCTGCTTCCACTACACTGCGTCCCCTAGCCCCCAAGCCTGGAAAGTCTGCCAAGCGTGGAGAGACTCCAAAGGAGCAGCAAAAGTGGTCTTTCCTAGTGACTGACTCGACGGAGCAGTCTCAGTCTCAGTCTCAGTCTCAGTCTCAGTCTCAGTCTCAGCAGCCGGCATCCGACCCTGAGAATCCCTCGGAGCCGCCAGCGATTGATGCCGATACCGCCTTAATCTACCGGTCACTTTTGGCCTCTGACACTCTTAAAGCATAA
- a CDS encoding uncharacterized protein (EggNog:ENOG41~TransMembrane:4 (i12-35o55-75i87-106o118-137i)), with protein MAASLPQFPRIVFTILEPMSLVAGFLGAVYDPAWFVAQQIPQEKPLVASENSIVLAHQLGNMYLGMCIVGLSLFWSTSEVKVIRSYLIALLIADAGHVGFTWYGMGSERFFDVSGWNAMAWGNLGATLFLAFTRIAYLSGVFGPDSASPAIKSSEKKNKAN; from the exons ATGGCTGCTTCGCTGCCACAGTTTCCCCGCATCGTCTTTACGATCCTTGAGCCCATGTCGCT CGTGGCAGGCTTCCTTGGTGCCGTATACGATCCGGCATGGTTCGTTGCACAGCAGATCCCCCAGGAAAAGCCTCTCGTGGCCTCGGAGAATAGCATCGTGCTAGCCCATCAACTAGGCAACATGTACCTAGGAATGTGTATCGTGGGCTTGTCTCTGTTCTGGTCCACCTCCGAGGTCAAAGTTATTCGCAGCTATCTCATCGCCCTGCTgattgctgatgctggccacGTTGGCTTCACCTGGTACGGCATGGGTTCTGAGCGCTTCTTTGACGTCTCTGGGTGGAACGCCATGGCTTGGGGGAACCTGGGAGCCACC CTATTCCTTGCTTTTACCCGAATTGCCTATCTTTCAGGCGTCTTTGGCCCAGATAGTGCCAGTCCAGCCATCAAGTccagcgagaagaagaataaggcCAATTGA
- a CDS encoding uncharacterized protein (EggNog:ENOG41): protein MAQASKRKRPRADEPLPDHISKSSKSSGAVHRPSNFPPEFYDSLSKIWLTARALRELDRRNENLPQPKTKSAAGFVKPRAAKLAALAKLGTKELAQFATAGGPDLSDLKGYPEPTNITHSMASPLLSLNHDQASLVSSSTRQTRLTKKEKQKSAASKSRRTSAYDGNFTQYCIQNYIYPPDYEFPNGALSPKPNNFEEIRKILKIRRRSLSPSVVPETAHDDFRRNITNSTESDLMSDVIPLIAGDTRIRKTQNLAFTNLTSITRNTTAIPKPDFFDGAHPETVNRKVRKDLDDIIIPSKRAGFPIAPNFFLEVKSDEGKLKVAQDQSIVNGAYGARAMHALKNYLVDGEPEYDGNAYAYTAILARALLELYAHHLTAPTKPGGQPGCHATLLGSYGLRDEDNYSTGRGAFRNLRMRAKEDRERFIETANARARRRRRVDEDTEDESTEDGSTEKGDNFSMVEEEQQDDGSSPLNFYDAHAFVEPGENTQGATQDTTQQETQETQLTNAELALDYDTENTEVGVEASLASSFTSASREDYRRSRRLLKRKRSPTVSSSTGQKPRNPPPSSTSQNQHGSPPSSNTRKRTRSSPRPSLTRQHKRRAGPAG from the exons ATGGCGCAGGCATCGAAACGAAAGCGGCCGCGAGCAGATGAACCCCTGCCAGACCATATTTCCAAGAGCTCAAAGTCTAGCGGCGCGGTTCATAGGCCATCGAATTTCCCTCCCGAATTTTATGACAGCTTATCAAAGATCTGGCTTACAGCTCGCGCACTGCGAGAGCTCGACCGGCGGAACGAGAATCTCCCCCAACCCAAGACCAAGTCTGCGGCAGGGTTTGTAAAACCTCGCGCCGCAAAGCTTGCTGCGCTTGCGAAACTTGGTACCAAGGAGCTTGCCCAGTTTGCGACAGCTGGGGGTCCAGATCTCAGCGATCTCAAAGGG TATCCAGAGCCAACGAACATTACTCACTCGATGGCGTCGCCACTGCTTTCATTGAATCATGATCAAGCATCTCTCGTTTCCTCGAGCACCCGGCAAACACGGCTAactaaaaaagagaaacaaaagtcTGCCGCATCTAAAAGCAGACGAACATCAGCATACGATGGCAATTTTACGCAGTATTGTATTCAAAACTACATCTATCCTCCTGATTATGAGTTTCCTAATGGCGCCCTCTCACCAAAACCGAATAACTTTGAAGAGATTCGCAAAATTCTGAAAATACGGAGGcgttctctttctccttctgtTGTCCCTGAGACAGCTCACGACGACTTTCGAAGGAATATCACAAATTCGACTGAAAGTGATCTGATGTCTGATGTAATTCCGCTTATTGCTGGTGACACAAGAATCCGGAAGACTCAGAATCTTGCATTTACCAATTTAACCTCAATTACTAGGAACACTACGGCTATACCAAAACCCGATTTCTTCGACGGGGCTCATCCTGAAACTGTGAATAGGAAAGTAAGAAAAGACCTGGATGATATCATAATACCGTCCAAAAGAGCGGGGTTCCCAATAGCACCCAATTTCTTTCTAGAAGTCAAAAGTGATGAAGGAAAATTGAAGGTAGCGCAGGACCAATCAATCGTGAACGGGGCTTACGGAGCGCGTGCAATGCATGCCTTGAAAAACTATCTCGTGGACGGGGAACCTGAATACGATGGTAACGCCTATGCATATACGGCGATTTTAGCTCGTGCATTACTTGAGCTATACGCACACCATCTGACTGCCCCTACCAAACCCGGAGGGCAACCTGGTTGCCATGCCACTCTGCTTGGAAGTTATGGGCTACGAGATGAAGATAATTATTCGACAGGCCGGGGAGCGTTCAGGAATCTGAGGATGAGGGCTAAAGAAGACCGCGAACGCTTCATTGAGACTGCCAATGCGAGAGCGCGGCGTCGACGTAGAGTGGACGAAGACACGGAAGATGAAAGCACGGAAGACGGAAGCACGGAAAAGGGTGACAATTTCAGCATGgtcgaagaagagcagcaagatgATGGCTCGAGCCCTCTCAACTTCTACGACGCCCACGCGTTTGTCGAACCGGGTGAGAACACCCAAGGCGCTACCCAGGATACCACCCAGCAGGAAACCCAAGAAACCCAATTGACAAATGCTGAGTTGGCCCTTGATTATGATACGGAGAATACCGAGGTCGGTGTTGAGGCGAGCCTTGCGTCTAGTTTCACGTCGGCCAGTCGCGAAGATTACCGGCGATCTCGGCGGCTGCTTAAAAGGAAGCGCAGCCCTACAGTATCTTCTTCTACTGGCCAAAAACCACGCAATCCTCCACCCTCTTCTACCAGCCAAAATCAACACGGTTCTCCACCCTCATCTAATACTCGAAAAAGGACACGCAGTTCTCCACGCCCTTCTTTAACTCGCCAACATAAGAGACGAGCTGGGCCAGCTGGATGA
- a CDS encoding uncharacterized protein (EggNog:ENOG41) — translation MQTRSKRAAGAALPLPPSPSPPQPTVRRNPRRGTTQQPTGIAIRARKSGVGADSGSDSDSDSDSDSNSSGPSSLLSSPINSPSRVLLPVSSSPSSSSSSSSSSSSSSSSSSSPLPHIAPSSSRASGTATTSAAAANAPPPPPFQLTPSLPRPNSSPTPLALQVPKGLTSVPRKGSIIWDPKPRRGAPRNLSISSLFSTPKRDYTDDEDHEQTPTSTPKSASELLAEKMAQREIEETEVEIWLEATTALARDAKNVISLLMDKSTRLAYKPVLQMKIKAFEMSRSIFTGPQPSLRTGSRSEIPFLNWDWVNKIEDEDILDVAKKAVPLAIKMANIATALLQIRAIEDEGYDPVPFLEATDTHFPQSFAADESKHFLRLSLEIRTQRAIESIAASPQAIDLRGMLGYAFCAMNAPNAPNNYNALFAYGPYKPMAGLADEELLDVCSERVKDIWQIMSEGGKRGIRTPVDMPTVRAKYPLPDALELLKKWLMNRYSSVSHLLEKAEQEQIAKEKQILLEQWRAEEGLRIREERQTQDGEQRAQEEERRIREDVRRNREEQSLRAREEALEKERQAWEREKLLRARRSDETRPQEERDGGKRPALPDEDDLFLSDSSDASPRSLASSQGESQRPQIQRGADNPSTEDSLFQRGEVASLLRNASLSASFSDHARQKLPASKPSRTRPRHGNLRQNINGNYYEGEEGQRRDNSDHDDDFETDQRPLKRNKTANNAPSSSTPGPRQRRKEYKEAIATAAASGTPGSAAPPSSSMPDFAEIERMKIQARVNARLNNPRLLKRRQIWSERDSTTLIELVASRAAGWAEMEKEERHRFELPRNAQAYRDRARNMKVDFLISDAVLPRGFDLVTLSKKENHRLQKLGKNPARTEADVDRNGRPTNTEYLPLEEELYGRGE, via the exons ATGCAGACCAGGTCCAAGAGAGCTGCCGGAGCTgctctgccgctgccacctTCACCTTCACCTCCACAGCCCACAGTCAGGAGAAATCCACGCAGGGGAACTACGCAGCAACCGACTGGGATCGCCATCAGAGCCCGAAAATCTGGCGTCGGCGCTGATTCCGGCTCTGACTCTGACTCTGACTCTGACTCCGATTCCAACTCCTCTGGGCCCAGCTCTCTTCTAAGCTCGCCAATAAACTCCCCTTCACGTGTTCTTCTACCCGTCTCTTCATccccgtcatcatcgtcctcctcctcctcctcctcctcctcctcctcttcttcttcttcttctcctcttcctcatattgccccttcatcttctcgggCTTCAGGAACAGCAAcaacctctgctgctgctgctaatgctccccctcctcctccttttcaACTCACGCCTTCGCTGCCAAGGCCCAACTCTTCTCCTACACCGCTCGCCCTACAAGTCCCAAAAGGGTTGACGTCTGTGCCACGCAAAGGCTCCATCATCTGGGACCCGAAGCCACGGCGAGGAGCTCCTCGGAACCTCAGTATCAGTAGTCTGTTTTCGACCCCTAAGAGGGACTATACTGACGACGAGGACCACGAGCAAACCCCTACCTCAACTCCCAAGTCAGCATCTGAGCTgctggcagagaagatggcaCAGCGAGAGATTGAGGAGACAGAGGTTGAGATATGGCTGGAGGCCACCACTGCTTTGGCCAGGGACGCCAAAAATGTCATCAGTCTGCTCATGGATAAAAGCACGCGGCTTGCATACAAACCGGTGCTCCAAATGAAGATCAAAGCGTTCGAGATGTCTCGCAGCATCTTCACTGGCCCTCAGCCCAGCCTTCGTACTGGCTCTCGCTCAGAAATTCCCTTCCTCAACTGGGACTGGGTGAACAAGATAGAAGACGAGGACATCTTAGACGTTGCCAAGAAGGCAGTCCCACTCGCCATCAAGATGGCAAATATCGCCACGGCTCTCCTCCAAATCCGGGCCATTGAGGACGAGGGATACGACCCTGTCCCCTTTCTCGAGGCCACAGACACCCACTTTCCGCAgtcttttgctgctgacgAGAGCAAGCATTTTCTGCGCTTGTCTTTGGAGATTCGTACGCAGCGAGCGATTGAGAGTATTGCTGCATCTCCCCAGGCTATAGACCTTCGCGGGATGCTGGGTTATGCCTTTTGTGCAATGAATGCCCCAAATGCTCCGAATAACTACAATGCTCTCTTTGCCTACGGTCCGTATAAGCCTATGGCTGGGCTtgctgatgaagagctgctggacGTTTGTTCAGAAAGGGTCAAAGACATATGGCAGATTATGTCCGAAGGCGGCAAGAGAGGGATTAGAACTCCCGTTGACATGCCCACCGTCCGGGCCAAGTATCCTCTTCCCGATGCGCTCGAGCTTCTGAAGAAATGGCTTATGAATAGGTATTCATCAGTTTCACACTTGTTGGAGAAAGCAGAGCAGGAACAAATtgccaaagagaagcaaataCTATTAGAGCAATGGCGTGCCGAGGAGGGGCTTCGAATCCGAGAGGAACGCCAAACTCAGGATGGAGAACAACGagctcaagaagaggagcggcGAATCAGAGAAGACGTGCGGCGTAACAGAGAAGAACAGAGCCTTCGGGCCAGAGAAGAAGCCTTGGAAAAGGAGCGGCAGGcctgggagagggagaaactCCTCAGGGCGCGGCGGTCTGACGAAACAAGGCCTCAGGAGGAAAGAGATGGGGGCAAACGGCCAGCGCTGcccgatgaagatgatctgTTCCTCTCCGACTCCTCTGATGCTTCTCCCAGGAGCCTGGCTAGTTCCCAAGGAGAGTCGCAGCGGCCACAGATCCAACGAGGTGCAGATAACCCGTCCACAGA GGATTCTTTATTTCAACGTGGCGAGGTGGCCAGTCTACTTCGTAATGCTTCTCTTTCGGCATCGTTCTCAGATCATGCGAGGCAAAAGCTACCTGCTTCAAAGCCGTCACGTACGCGGCCTCGTCACGGCAACCTCCGTCAGAACATCAACGGCAACTACTACGAAGGGGAAGAGGGTCAGAGGAGAGACAACAGCGACCATGATGATGACTTTGAAACGGATCAGCGGCCTCTCAAAAGGAACAAGACGGCCAACAACGCcccgtcttcttcaacgccTGGACCTCGCCAGCGACGAAAGGAGTATAAAGAAGCTATCGCTACTGCCGCCGCTTCTGGAACCCCCGGCTCAGCCGcaccgccatcatcctccaTGCCAGATTTTGCCGAGATTGAGCGAATGAAGATACAGGCTCGTGTCAACGCACGATTAAACAACCCACGTCTCCTCAAACGCCGTCAGATCTGGAGCGAGCGCGACTCCACCACGTTGATCGAACTCGTTGCCAGCCGTGCTGCCGGCTGGGCTGaaatggaaaaggaagagcgTCACCGGTTCGAGCTCCCCCGCAACGCGCAGGCCTACCGAGACAGGGCTCGCAACATGAAGGTCGACTTTCTCATCTCGGACGCGGTGCTGCCGCGCGGTTTCGATTTAGTCACTCTTAGTAAGAAGGAAAACCACCGCCTGCAGAAGCTTGGCAAAAACCCTGCCAGAACGGAAGCCGATGTCGATAGGAACGGTAGGCCTACAAATACGGAATACCTCCCTCTAGAAGAAGAGCTCTATGGACGCGGAGAATAA